The genome window aaaaaaatctacattaatTAAATAAGAATTTTGAATTCAAAACCAAGTGAAATATGTGGTAAAActaaatcttaataaaaaaatgcatataaaatgaGGACATACTTCTGATCTCAGGAATTTTTTAACCTTTCTCGCAGCTTCAGAATTCCTTTTGCACTTTAATAATCCCTGATCCTCATGAAACAGACAGTCCACAGTAAGACTAACCTTACTGCCAACAAATGTACTGCTGTCTGATACAATGATCTCAGGGTCAAATGTGTGGTGAAGCACTATTAAAATTACCATCTTGTTTGaaaattctataaaaaaagaaaataatcttCAATACTTTATGTGGCAGTTCTTAATTCATGAATCGAATTTAATATCTTTTAAGTCATTTCTTACcggtatttattttattaagggTTGCTTCAATGTCATATCCAGGGAGAGAAACAATTGGACAGTAAACCAAAACAAGGTCACACTCATCCTTTTTAGTCGTCTTTTTCAGCCTAAAGTTCATGtgattttttctctttttgaccATTTCCCTGAACTGTTCCGCAATGTCCTCGACACTTTCAGGTGTGCTGATGAAACACTTGTATTCtaaaacataatgaaacataTCAAGATGTTTACAGTACAATGCTCAACGTTGTGAggtctaaaataataaacatttaatgcaaaatatCTCTGTGACTTACTTTTACTACCCATGGTTCCTTTCTGGAGGGAAGAAACAACAAAGCCAAGCAAGCACTCGAGGTAAAACAGCAGGGCTACAAGGATCAGCACAATCCGTATTTCGGGTTTAGATCTAAAAAACAGTTACATCAACCTTATTTCAGAAAGTCTTGTGTCAAAACACAGTCTCACAAGTAGTTTTATATTAAGTCTGCTACGAACGTTTTCTTATAGCCTACCTTGATTATGCGCAATTCACATCACCTCGAAAAGATACTTCTTTATTGTTCAAAGAGATCTTTAGGgaccaatttattttaaaagcagctTTTTAAAACATCCGGTGGACAGATTTGAATCGACACGAGAATGTGAAACCAAAAGTAGCGTAACTCTTAAATCTACGTCATTTCGAATCTAAACAGCAATTAGAAAGATCGTCGTGAAACATAAGAaagtctgtaaaataaattactgatgcgttttatatttaaaaaatacaaaatcattaaatatgagaattaatttaaaatattctgtgtttttcatattcaaaaataaaatgggtTCAAAACAATTGTGTATGAGTAACACTTATAATTTAGTCTATACAGTTTACAAAGTTGTTTATTGTCCTTGGTGTAAAAGATGGATTAATATTTACCTGATGCCGGAGCCTGGCGCTGTCATTTCCCAGGTAAAACGAATTTCGGATCGAGGTCCAGATGGACGGGTCAACCGCAAGTGGGCTAGACTTAAGCCTCTAGTGGGGTGTACAAACCTCCAGAggattttattgcatttacacgttacactttacattaaggttcccTTCATAAAG of Triplophysa dalaica isolate WHDGS20190420 chromosome 4, ASM1584641v1, whole genome shotgun sequence contains these proteins:
- the si:dkey-111e8.5 gene encoding uncharacterized protein si:dkey-111e8.5 — encoded protein: MGSKKYKCFISTPESVEDIAEQFREMVKKRKNHMNFRLKKTTKKDECDLVLVYCPIVSLPGYDIEATLNKINTEFSNKMVILIVLHHTFDPEIIVSDSSTFVGSKVSLTVDCLFHEDQGLLKCKRNSEAARKVKKFLRSEKP